The following is a genomic window from Arthrobacter sp. NicSoilB4.
TGAAGCGGGTCTGGAAATCGACGACGGCGGCGGGGTCGCCGGCCCAGTCGGTAACGAGCTGGACGGCGGAGCCCATGGTGAACATGCCGTGGGCAATCACGCCCGGCAGTCCCACGCTGGTGGCGAAAGCCTCGTTCCAGTGGATGGGGTTGAAGTCGCCGGAGGCACCGGCGTACTTGACGAGGTCCGTGCGGGTGACGTCGATGCTGCGGCTGCCGATGTCCTGGCCGACCGTGAGTTCCGAGAATGTGGGTGTCATGGCTACTGTCCCTCTCCGCGGACCAGGATGGATGAGGTGGCTGTGGCGACGGCCTCACGCGAATCGTTTCCGGCGCCCGCGTCTGCCCCTGCGGTGAGTGCGAAGATTTCCGAGCGGGTGGTGATCATGGCGCCGCCGCCCATCGCGCGGACCCCGTCGACGTGGAGTTCGGCGACCAGCCGGTCCCCGGCCACGATCGGCCGGTGGTGGATGAACCGCTGGTCCGCATGGACCACCCGGGAGAAATCGATGCCGGAGTCCGGGTCCTCGATCAGCTGGGCGTCGGCCCGCTGCGCGACGATGATCGCGAAGGTCGGCGGCGCCACGACATCGCTGTGCCCCAGCGCTGCGGCGGCCTCCACGTCGAAGTGGGCGGGGTGGGTGGCCTTGACTGCGCGGGCGAACTCGCGGATCTTCTCTCGGCCGACGTCGTACACCTCTGCGGCAGGGTAGCTGCGCCCCTGCAGGTCCGGATTGATAGTCATGGATCCAGCCTATCGCCACGCCGCCGGGCGGCCCGCGACGATGACGGGGGTGAACAGAATGACGACCTGCGGTATGATGAAAACATCATTTCATCAATTCACCGTCGATCCCGGAGTGCCGATCCCGGAGTTGCGGCGATGAGAAAGCACAGGCAGTGATGATTTCAGCAGCCCAGACCCCCTTGTACGAGATCAAGGCCAACTTGTTCAAGGCCCTCGCCCACCCGGCGCGGATCCGGGTCCTTGAGCTGCTGTCGGCCGCGCCGGACCACTCGGCGCCCGTCAGCCACCTGCTGGCCGAGACGGGTCTCGAAGCGTCGCACCTTTCCCAGCACCTCGCCACGCTGCGCCGCCATGGGGTGGTGACCTCGTCCCGGTCCGCCAACGCCGTGACGTACCGGCTGGCGCATCCGAAGATCGCCGAGCTGCTGGCCATCGCCCGGACATTCCTCCTCGACAGCCTGGCCGATTCCAATGAACAGCTCAAGCTCGCACAGGGACTGCCCAGCGAACATCTCAGCGCTTCCGAGTCATGAGCGCCGCCCTGGCGCACCTCCGCCGGTTCCTGCCGTCCCGCCGTGACTACGACGGGCTCCGTTCCTCCTGGAAAACGGATCTGCTGGCTGGCATCACCGTGGGCATCGTGGCGTTGCCGCTGGCGCTGGCTTTCGGGGTGAGTTCCGGCGTCGGCGCCGAAGCGGGACTCATCACCGCCGTGGTGGCCGGCCTGGTGGCGGCTGCCATGGGCGGCTCGCACGTCCAGGTCTCCGGTCCCACCGGCGCCAT
Proteins encoded in this region:
- a CDS encoding MaoC family dehydratase translates to MTPTFSELTVGQDIGSRSIDVTRTDLVKYAGASGDFNPIHWNEAFATSVGLPGVIAHGMFTMGSAVQLVTDWAGDPAAVVDFQTRFTKPVPVADTTGTPDAGAVIEISGTIGALDAEAGTARVDLTVLSGGQKVLMKAQAVVRLA
- a CDS encoding MaoC family dehydratase N-terminal domain-containing protein produces the protein MTINPDLQGRSYPAAEVYDVGREKIREFARAVKATHPAHFDVEAAAALGHSDVVAPPTFAIIVAQRADAQLIEDPDSGIDFSRVVHADQRFIHHRPIVAGDRLVAELHVDGVRAMGGGAMITTRSEIFALTAGADAGAGNDSREAVATATSSILVRGEGQ
- a CDS encoding metalloregulator ArsR/SmtB family transcription factor, producing MISAAQTPLYEIKANLFKALAHPARIRVLELLSAAPDHSAPVSHLLAETGLEASHLSQHLATLRRHGVVTSSRSANAVTYRLAHPKIAELLAIARTFLLDSLADSNEQLKLAQGLPSEHLSASES